A window of the Henckelia pumila isolate YLH828 chromosome 3, ASM3356847v2, whole genome shotgun sequence genome harbors these coding sequences:
- the LOC140891052 gene encoding LOB domain-containing protein 41-like: MRLSCNGCRVLRKGCTDNCSIRPCLEWIKTSDSQAHATVFLAKFYGRAGLMNLINAGPQHLRPAIFKSLLYEACGRIVNPIYGSVGLLWSGSWQLCENAVAAVLDGAPITRMATDAAETKSGPPLKVFDIRHVNKEDSSIGELHRVRTRCRFKRPGKAKKSRVPDVSVDESVNRSPSHESSLSHQSEAAEANVERESLASAETTEADRMTGAETTMDSGEGGGVRASDGEIELDLTLGLEPFKLCEKPAELKRRLSIGSAEDASGVCKMELGLV, encoded by the exons ATGCGGCTGAGTTGTAATGGATGTCGAGTACTGCGCAAAGGCTGCACCGATAACTGCAGCATAAGGCCTTGCCTCGAGTGGATCAAGACTTCAGACTCACAAGCACACGCCACCGTCTTCCTCGCCAAGTTTTACGGCCGCGCCGGCCTCATGAACCTCATCAATGCTGGCCCCCAACACCTCCGCCCAG CTATATTCAAGTCCTTGCTTTACGAAGCATGTGGGAGGATTGTGAACCCGATTTACGGGTCGGTTGGGTTGCTCTGGTCCGGGAGCTGGCAGCTGTGTGAGAACGCCGTTGCGGCGGTTCTGGACGGAGCTCCGATTACCCGAATGGCTACGGACGCTGCTGAAACGAAAAGCGGGCCGCCTCTCAAGGTGTTCGACATCAGGCATGTGAACAAGGAAGATAGCAGCATCGGTGAGCTGCACCGGGTCCGGACCCGGTGCAGGTTCAAGAGACCTGGGAAGGCGAAGAAGAGTCGTGTCCCGGATGTGTCGGTAGACGAGTCGGTGAACAGGTCTCCGAGCCACGAGTCGTCTCTCAGCCACCAGTCTGAGGCGGCGGAGGCGAATGTGGAGAGGGAGAGCTTGGCTTCGGCTGAGACCACGGAGGCTGACCGTATGACCGGAGCGGAGACGACGATGGATTCCGGTGAAGGTGGTGGCGTGAGAGCTTCTGACGGTGAAATAGAGCTGGATCTGACTCTGGGTTTGGAGCCGTTTAAGCTATGTGAGAAGCCGGCGGAGTTGAAGCGACGGCTTTCGATTGGCTCGGCTGAGGATGCAAGTGGGGTTTGTAAAATGGAGCTGGGTCTTGTTTGA